Below is a genomic region from Raphanus sativus cultivar WK10039 chromosome 4, ASM80110v3, whole genome shotgun sequence.
ATAGCGGTATCAGCGTTGCACTCGGGGATAGCCACCTTCTCTTGGTTGAAGCGTGCTATGTAGGAATGAAGGGGTtcgttcctatgctggaggacttCATAGAGATCATCTGAGTTTTTCTCTAGGTTACGGCCACTAGTGAATTGCTCTACGAACTTATCGCTAAGGGCTGTGAAGGACCTGATGGACTTGGTAGGAAGGTTGATGTACCATTGAAGAGCAGGACCGGTCAAGGTCGATCCCAATcccttgcacatggtagcttcccgtgcatcccAGGGAATTGCTACGGCTAGCATGCGTTACTTGTACTGAGCGACGTGATTGTCGGGATCTCCTGTACCTGcatacatctttatgctcgggaaGGAAAATTTGCGTGGCATCTCCaccgaagcaatctcttccacgaaaggtgtatcgaaaTAGGACCCTGGATTGCTCCTCCGGATAAGGGGAGCTACCCCTGGaagcctttctaccatagattgaatggtgccgAACCTTTCGAAAACCACTCTTTCTAGATAGGCGGCTAGAGCCGGGTCTGAGATCGCGGGATCATCGGGTGAGTACTCTTCGTCTTCTGCGTCGGAATCGCTATCCACTTGCACTCGGGTCGCATTGTGAGTGGCTTCTCGGCCCTCGGGTTTGTCGTTGGTGGAGACGGTGATGTGTcctgaatcagcagcagaaacaaatcaagaaaatttGGCTTTTGGGTTTGAGTtttaaacgagatgggcttgacgatttatgaaaatatgtttatgcacatgcttcagcccaaagaaagaaaggcccAACAAGAAACGAAAAGGtatggtcgaataatatatcaatctgacggcaattcagAGACCGTCGACCATGCAAAAGAGCGCGACCAGCTGATGAGTTTTCGCGAGCACAATTTCCCAAATTCAATCAaaagtctttggtctttggtctttggtcaagtcttccTTGTTTTTATAAGTTGCTAAATTCTATGTTTGACTAGTCTTTTGTATTCCAACCTTATGTATtctttgcctattatataaaggccatttgatcaatgaaataaaataagttttgagtgttaatttttggaaccttgagagggtatcccACATttttgttcttggtgtggttagctccaagtaactctctctttctcgttggaccggagcgtcacatccggcaacatatcgagtttgcttccttgtcggacctgtgagtcatatcaggcgacaatcaagcacctctgttagtatcattgggtcattccgcaatcctttgtgtcaccgttcaatccatcagttctcttcggagttcatctctggtagtatcatcgggccttccgcaaccctttgtgtcaccgttcatcccatcagttctcccttttggcgagttcatatcccctaagtccgtttgagtaatcctgtccaatctcaggaTGTATCAGACGTGTCAGTGAGATGCTCTTTCACTATCGCGTGGAGTGTTGAGCGAAGCCATAGGTCGAACCTTAGTTcggaaccgctttcgcttgttgctGGTTTCACCGAGGGTCTGGTTTTCTTGTCGaaggacaagattctccgctTCCATAGtgtctagcttctcggcgctttgctgcagttgcttggagtgttctccaagttgatcttttagggtttgaactctAGAAGAAGTTCATGACCTCCAGGCGTGGTCTCCCaagctttgtgaagatcggtaacctgactTTGAAGGATCTCGAGTCGGTTGAGGAGTTCGAACTCCCTCGGGGTCATCTCCGCTTGGTTAGTATCGTCCTCTAgtgccatcgtcacgtagttggattactcccctccttctagcgccaaactgttatggtatttttgtgtagggtcgtttaagtactacggaacactagaagaaTTGATATGAAAACAAGAGATTAGACTAGAAGAGATGTTTTATTGAGTTCTGCGTATGGGGACTACAACGATTTGGTGTATAAACCTTTGTTCTAGCCACCTAAACCCTAATATCTTAGTCTAGAAAAGTCAATCCCtcattctagggtttgggctccccttttgtAGATACATACGTCTGTTGGATGTAAAGTAACTCTTTCATAATcggaaaatggaagtttccccttaggcaaaaaacttctattttgctccaagggtcggtccgatcaagggggtcggacctataGCAGAGTTGGTCCCTGGTTCCTTCTCGAGCAAGGGTCcagaagtcgaggacctatctggaagctggagaaaacttatgtctggatatttttccccaacaacCACCACATtagctagccattccgggtattgTACTTCTCGTATGAATCCGGCATCGAGTAGattcttgacctcttcgttgataATTTCGTCCCTTTCAGGGGCGAACTTCCCCCTTTTCTACCTGACAAGGGGATGCATTGGATCTACTTGAAGTTGATGCATGATGACGTCTGGATCAATTCCAGGCATGTCCTCATGGGACCAAGCAAAGCAGTCGGAGTTAGATCTCAAGAAGTCGACCAATCTCCTTCTTCGCCCTTCTGGgagcttggagcctatcttcAAGTTTCGACCCAAGTTTCCTTCTACTAGTGGAACCTTATCCATCTCCTCCACTTCCTGCTATTCGGTATGCGGGGCCGaaagcttcttctgtaattgctattagACCTGGGTCTTTCCCTTTAGGATAGTCTGGTAGCAAGACCTGGCATTTTCCTGATCTCCCTTGACCGCCTTAATGCCCCAGGGAGTTGGAAACTTAACCAGTTGATGCAGAGTcgaaggtacggctcccatgtcgtggatcGAAGGCCTTCCTAGTATCACGTTATACGATGAAGGGCAGTCGACGACTAGGAACTTCGTGGTCTGATTTATCCCCTCGGCATATACTAGGAGAAGGAGCTCTCCTAAGGTTTGATTTACCtctccactgaagcctacaAGAGGGGTCGCCTTTCTCGTTAGAGCTTTAGGTTCCAGCCCTAGATCGGCGTAAGCTGATTGCTGGAGCCCATTTTCCACCagtattcgcttgaccaagcagttcgctatggtaagtgaaataaCAAAGGCGTCGTGGTGAGAAGCTAGGACCCTCTCCTGCTCCCTTGCAGGGAAACTGATCTCATCTGTTCCTAGAAGTAAGCGCTTaggaccctcggcctcttggccgTTCCTGGCATTGCGGGTACTTCTCTTGGCAGTGGCAATACTGATTCCGCTTACTTCTGATCTgcctgagatgacatggatcacccggTCTTGATGTGGTGGCAACGCGAGAGCCGCTTCAGTAGGAAGACCGGGACCCTCTTTATTCAGAAGGTTCTTGGCCTTATCCGAGAGGAACTCTCTCAGGGGGTCTTTCTTGAGAAGCTCAGCGACTTCTATCTTCAGAGCTATACAATCCTCTGTAGTGTGGCCACGATCACTATGGAATTCGCACCATCGCTTGGGGTTTCGGTTAGCCTCTGAGGCCTTCATCTTAGGGGGGCACTTGACTTGCGGACCCATTTGTCGTAGGACACCGATCAGCTCCAGCTTTGTTATTGCAAGATGAGAGATACCGGGCCATGTGGATACCATCATTCCTTCGGATCTAGGCAAAGGACGGTTTTGATATCTGCCCCTGCCTGGATTTCTAGTCTCCTTAGCTGACTTGGGATGGAAGGACTCATCGCGATCGTTCCTAGTTGGCTTCGAGGACTTTTGATCGTGCTTCGGGTAGGCCTTGGCCCTACTTGCAACGTCTTCCTTCcatcttacttgagcccaagcacgagacaATACATCTTCCATAGTCCTGCACTTGTATTTGGTCAGCTCCTTGTAGAGATCTCCCTCCGGGAGTAGGCCCCGCTTAAAGGCTGAGATTGCCGTATCAGCATTGCACTCGGGAATAGCCACATTCTCTTGGTTGAAACGTGCTATATAGGAACGCAGGGGTtcgttcctatgctggaggacttCATAGAGATCATCTGAGTTTTTCTCTAGGTTACGGCTACTAGCGAATTGCTCTACAAACTTATCGCTAAGGGAAAACCACAACGATAGACAACTGACTCCAATCACCCTAGACGTATAGAACTATGGTCATTTACGGATGTCCCTAAAGGTTCCGACCTATCCTGGGCAGGCGCCTCTTTCGAGAATCCGTACCTCCCAACTTTCTAGAGGCTACCCGGATTGCAGCACGTTGGCCCCACCGGCTCTGTTTGCCCCCCGGCCATTCATAGCCTTGCAAAACCACAACTCGGCTTGACTCGATCCTAAGGCGCCTCTACACGTCCTTGCTTACTTATATCCCGCCCTCGCGCGGTACCTTCACATCCCATCacatcctagactctagacgcccacccgttctcggtggtccaagcAGGACTACAGACAAGGTTCATTGACAACTACACTTTCTCATGTTCTTACTCTTGCTTCACTTCTCATTTTACTCATCACCATTCACATTTCTCATTTCACTTAACACTTTACACTTAGCCTCAAACTCATCATCACACTAGACACTTTCAGTTCAGTATAACATCACCCTAGTACATCTAGGTGCTTCATCAATCACACATATCACACATCACAGTTGTttgggaaaaatatccagacatgaGTTTTTTCtagcttccggataggtcctcgacttccgaacccttgctcaagaagaaaccaggaaccgacccctgccttgggtccgacccctagatcggaccgacccccttggagcaaaatagaaATTTTCTACCTAaagggaaacttccatttttccgattatggaagagttctattacttaaagccgacatctacaactataaaaggggagcccaaaccctagaataagggatcgactttcGGAGACTagaagattagagtttaggcgactagaactagggtttatacacccaAACATTGTAGTCCCAATTCAAACACTCAATAAAATCTTCTAGTTTACGATTTCTCTTGCTTTAACACAAatcctctagtgttccgtagcacttaaacgatcctacacaaaaataacCTAACAGTTTGgtgctagaaggaggggagtgatccaactacgtgacgatggcaTTAGAGGACGACGCTAACCAGACGGAGATGACTCCGAGAGAGATCGAGCTCCTCAACAAGCTCGAGTTTCTTCAGAGCCAGGTTACAGATTTTCACAAAACTCGGGAGACAACACCCGGAGGTCCCGAACTTCTGCttgaagttcaaaccctaaaagactaacttggagaacactccaagcaactcactacaggaaatgtgggtATTAATAGCATTAGATTATAGCGTTTTTGACAATTCTGCTATTGTATACTAACATTGGTCTTTTTGATAGCGTTTTTGAATTTAATACGCTATGTTTGCTATCgcgagaaaatattttttttaagcgCGTTAATTTACGAAGTACCGACGCTTTACTATTGCAGATCTTAAATTAAGCGCTATCATAACACAACATATAATTCATTTTTCCGCCAGATTATTACTGGAAAAACAAGTATCTCTCTTCTACTTTTTTTCGTTTTCCCTCtcattcaattttgttttgcaACCCTCCAAAacccctaaaacataaaatctaaatcaTATACTCTAACCTTAGAGCAGAGCCCTAAAACTCAAATATTTTCTCCATCTTTCACGACAACCCTATCTCTCGTACAGATTCAGTTCTATCTCTCACGATGGGAATTGAAAAACTAAGACCAAAAGTCACGGGAGTTTGACTGGAATCGACCTCACGATTCATCCCTCTCACTCTCTCGGCCAAAGCTAAGACGTCTGTCCTCCATAAGACGATTCAACCCTCCTCTCCTCGACTTCTGCTTTTTATTTCTGATATTTGTTTCCAGAGCAGCCCAAGTGTGAAGCGTTAATAAGTTAATCTTTGTGGAGACTTTCCTTCCCAAGATGGGGATCACTGTAAGAAACCCAATTTTTTAATTACAGTGTCAATTATAGTTTCTCTGATTCTGAATGATATAGGATTTCAATTTGAATGAGTTACATGATGTTTATGTCCAGGTCACTGTGATTGTTCCTGCTGATATCGCTGGTCTTGAAGCTGCTGTGAATAAGTACCAAGTCAGTCCTCGTAGGAGATCTCCTGATGGATTCCGCTATTGAGATTACTTCTgatagtagtagtagtagtggTAGTGATGACGAGGTATCCGAGCCCACTAGAACCAGGAGCAAGACCCTTTGGCTCTATGGTACTTTTACTCTCTGCTCATTCTCAATTTGGTAGCTTTAGTGGAGTAATCTAAACCCTGCGTGCTCTGTTTTATTTTGCTTTGAATTGCAGGTAGCAGAAGCTTCCCTCAAGGGTTCCTCTGAAGTTCATACTCAAGCGTCTGTTAGTAATGCCCCATCTCAGCCAAGAGACTCTACAAAACTTACAGTGCGTGAGAATAATGTTTCTGGTGTGGATAATGAGAAGCTCCCTGCTCAACAAGCTCAGAAACGAACCATTCCACCTTCTTTTAATCCACCTCCTGCTCCTTCAAGAAGTGCTAACAGTATAGGTCATGCCAACAAGGCGGATAATACAATTCCAGCTACTCGCGGTAGTGCACCGAGTTATTTGCTAAGAGACACTACAACATTTACAAGGAATGTCGAGTATGTTGTAAGCTCTAATGTCTCTGGTGTGGATGATAAGAAGCTTCCTGCTCAACAAGCTAATACATCAAAAAGTGCTAACAGTGTTAGTCATGGAAACGTGGGGGATTATAGTAGTCCAGCTGTAGGTAACAAGAATACTTTTGGTGATGGTTACTACCGTGGAGCTCATGCTGAGAGTGATTGTTCTAATAAGAAGCACTAAAGGATAGCTTGATGGTGGTGAAGAGAAGAGGTTGATGCTTTTAGTTCATGTTTTCATGTATAGACTTTTAGTTCATGTTTTCATGTATTGACTTTgtgggttttaaatttttaatggaAAACTATATGATTGTTCGATAAGTGGCACcatgttatatttaaaattttgatttgttgaccaaaaaaaaaagaacattctTTTATGATTGttcaataaatttgaaaattcattataaaataaagacTATGTTTATCAAATCTCTGTATCACatccaaattatatttattgatgatttaattgtgttttattagagtgaattatatttattaatgattttaaaagcaataattaataaaaaaagttaactTAATATGATAAATGGAAAATCCaacactaataataaattaggaaaaacaaaagaaaataccttaaattctaaaccctaaacatgccCTAAACCCTAACTACATCCCAAACCctatttctttaattttattttatacataaatcttcAACTTTAAACATTTTAATCCAAACATTCAGATTATATATCATACAGAAATATTCAAGGTTAAACATTAtaattcaaaccctaaatatACTCATAGCTCTACTTATACTCCAAACCCTATATCATATATTCCAagatatacaaaaaaattaaatcataacattttaaatttataacacttatatatatatactaaaatacgAAGTTATACAAACtattaaaacttaataaaatcagTATATTCATAAATATAACTTCAATCCCTAAACTCCAAACCACATACATCACAAACCACATATTCTATGTCacataaaacattaaatcttaatttttaattaatcatacaatttgaaaattcaaatacaaaatacagattaaaagttttaaattatgatatcaaagtatttaaagtttaaataattttacaataattgtaaacaaaaaaagaaataatttgtACTGTCTTTTTTCTGAACCATTGATTGATTTTTAAATCAAAGGCCCAAAATCAATCTCTTATCTATCTTCACCCTTGTTTTCTATTGGTTTGGCGCGGATCACTTTCTCCATCGTTAGATCTTACTGAATCGACGCTTGAGAtttgcttctcttttttttctaattgtTTTCTGAGGACAGATCGTGTGAGTGAGAGAGAGgtaaaagagaaagagagagagagagagagagagagagagaggcgacTGGGTAAGCTGTGCTCGAAGCCCTAGCAAACCTCGGCCTCCTTCTCCTCTTTTTCCTCGTCGgcctccttctcttcttctccctcgtcggcctccttctcttcttcttcctcgccGGCCAcctgctcttcttctcttcttctttctctaaaCTCTCTGATTTTCGATTTATCTCTTCATATTCATGCTAAGAATTGCTAGATCTGTGTTGTGGTTGTCGAAATCTGATAGATTAAGGTTctctgattttatttttgtctttaaACTTGCTGAAAAAGTTGTCGATTTGATGTGATCTGTTTCTGAAAAAGCTGTCGGGTTAATCTGTTCCTTATTGCTCCAATATACTTGTCTTTGGTTGAATTCAAAATTGATCTGAGAAGTTTgggtttgatttttgttttgatctGTTACGCTTCTTTTCtattttctgtttctgattatcaatctgatttattaagatttgaatTGTAGTTTTGAATCTGTTTCTGTTGGCAAGTTGATTGTTTTTGCTTTCTTTTGAATTTCCTACTGCTGTGTGTTGCTTTACGATCTCTACTTCGCAATCACATTCACAGGAAAACTTGCTTTTTGATGTTCAAGAAAATCTGAAAGTATGGTTTTGGATTCAGCGCCTTGTCCC
It encodes:
- the LOC130511201 gene encoding uncharacterized protein LOC130511201, encoding MNGRGANRAGGANVLQSGDKFVEQFASSRNLEKNSDDLYEVLQHRNEPLRSYIARFNQENVAIPECNADTAISAFKRGLLPEGDLYKELTKYKCRTMEDVLSRAWAQVRWKEDVASRAKAYPKHDQKSSKPTRNDRDESFHPKSAKETRNPGRGRYQNRPLPRSEGMMVSTWPGISHLAITKLELIGVLRQMGPQVKCPPKMKASEANRNPKRWCEFHSDRGHTTEDCIALKIEVAELLKKDPLREFLSDKAKNLLNKEGPGLPTEAALALPPHQDRVIHVISGRSEVSGISIATAKRSTRNARNGQEAEGPKRLLLGTDEISFPAREQERVLASHHDAFVISLTIANCLVKRILVENGLQQSAYADLGLEPKALTRKATPLVGFSGEVNQTLGELLLLVYAEGINQTTKFLVVDCPSSYNVILGRPSIHDMGAVPSTLHQLVKFPTPWGIKAVKGDQENARSCYQTILKGKTQV
- the LOC108822921 gene encoding helicase-like transcription factor CHR27, yielding MTRYPSPLEPGARPFGSMVAEASLKGSSEVHTQASVSNAPSQPRDSTKLTVRENNVSGVDNEKLPAQQAQKRTIPPSFNPPPAPSRSANSIGHANKADNTIPATRGSAPSYLLRDTTTFTRNVEYVVSSNVSGVDDKKLPAQQANTSKSANSVSHGNVGDYSSPAVGNKNTFGDGYYRGAHAESDCSNKKH